A genomic region of Planktothrix serta PCC 8927 contains the following coding sequences:
- a CDS encoding phycobiliprotein lyase has protein sequence MDAIEFFRKSAGTWRSQRTTHHLAFRQAEKGFSEIEVTSLDADDPRVIEICQMHEVDPSLAAGGAYVTWAGEMAWDKDDENHKGSTVFAIVPDPENPRKGKMLRERGYAEIMPVAGQFEMDEDDALILITEYETMSSIERFWFVGSDVRMRTSAVKRFGGFNTSTFCTEIRVNPNVETGSESTPENSQFYSAFGW, from the coding sequence ATGGATGCAATCGAATTTTTTCGCAAGAGTGCAGGGACATGGCGATCGCAACGGACAACTCACCATTTAGCCTTTAGACAGGCTGAGAAAGGATTTTCAGAGATTGAAGTCACCAGCTTGGATGCAGACGATCCTAGAGTGATCGAAATTTGTCAGATGCACGAAGTTGACCCCAGTTTAGCTGCCGGGGGAGCATACGTCACCTGGGCGGGGGAAATGGCTTGGGATAAGGACGATGAAAACCATAAAGGATCAACGGTATTTGCCATTGTTCCCGATCCTGAAAATCCCCGTAAAGGCAAAATGTTGCGAGAACGGGGTTATGCAGAAATTATGCCCGTGGCGGGTCAATTTGAAATGGACGAGGACGATGCCTTAATTTTAATTACTGAATATGAAACCATGAGTTCAATTGAACGCTTTTGGTTTGTCGGTTCAGATGTGCGGATGCGAACCAGTGCAGTTAAGCGGTTTGGCGGGTTCAATACCTCAACATTCTGTACGGAAATTCGGGTTAATCCTAATGTTGAAACGGGATCAGAATCTACCCCTGAGAATAGTCAATTTTATTCGGCTTTCGGTTGGTAA
- a CDS encoding NblA/ycf18 family protein: protein MKTPANLSLEQQFKLQVLREQVKTLNLEEAQDYLIELLCQSMVKDNLLRQWIKNP, encoded by the coding sequence ATGAAAACGCCTGCAAACCTCAGTCTTGAACAACAATTCAAGTTACAAGTTCTACGAGAACAAGTCAAAACCTTAAATTTAGAAGAAGCCCAAGATTATTTAATCGAACTATTATGCCAAAGTATGGTTAAAGATAATCTCCTGCGTCAATGGATTAAAAACCCCTAA
- the pstB gene encoding phosphate ABC transporter ATP-binding protein PstB, whose protein sequence is MYDVHQHASVEMEAVIQTENIDIYYGDFKAVRGICLEIPKNRITAFIGPSGCGKSTILRCFNRLNDLIQGFRLTGNIFYHNQNLYAPNVDPVEVRRRIGMVFQKPNPFPKSIYDNIAYGVRVNGLAKNKAELDEIVEKSLRQAVLWDEVKDKLGQSGFALSGGQQQRLCIARAISINPDVVLMDEPCASLDPISTLSVEDLLHELKQNYTIIIVTHNMQQATRVADMTAFFNAKAIEGGKRFGYLVEYDDTQTIFQNPKEEATQQYVSGRFG, encoded by the coding sequence ATGTACGATGTTCATCAACACGCCTCGGTAGAAATGGAAGCGGTCATCCAGACGGAGAATATTGATATCTATTATGGGGATTTTAAGGCGGTTCGGGGTATTTGTTTAGAAATTCCTAAGAATAGAATTACTGCTTTTATTGGGCCGTCAGGTTGTGGAAAGAGTACGATTTTACGCTGTTTTAATCGTCTCAATGATTTAATTCAAGGATTTCGATTAACAGGGAATATTTTCTATCATAATCAAAATCTCTATGCCCCTAATGTTGATCCCGTAGAAGTTCGTCGTCGCATCGGGATGGTCTTTCAAAAACCGAATCCTTTCCCGAAGTCGATTTATGATAATATTGCTTACGGGGTTCGGGTGAATGGATTAGCTAAAAATAAAGCAGAATTAGATGAAATTGTCGAAAAATCCCTGCGTCAAGCGGTATTATGGGATGAAGTTAAAGATAAACTCGGTCAAAGTGGGTTTGCTTTATCTGGAGGTCAACAACAACGACTGTGTATTGCACGCGCTATTTCCATTAATCCTGATGTCGTGTTAATGGATGAACCCTGTGCTTCCCTTGACCCCATTTCTACTTTATCCGTTGAAGATTTACTCCACGAACTCAAACAAAATTATACGATTATTATTGTTACCCACAATATGCAGCAAGCCACACGGGTTGCAGATATGACCGCATTTTTTAATGCCAAAGCGATAGAAGGCGGTAAACGTTTTGGCTATTTAGTCGAGTATGATGACACCCAAACCATTTTCCAAAACCCCAAAGAAGAAGCCACTCAACAATATGTTAGTGGTCGGTTTGGATAA
- the pstA gene encoding phosphate ABC transporter permease PstA: MSNLAKNPNYSESQSFSLVRNSRSSRDIFELLMTGIASACIVITLIPLVAVLSYIFIKGSARLNLDLFTKLPPAAGQTTGGIASAILGTIQVVSIATLIAVPFGILAAIFLSEFGGNGQVVRWIRFTTNVLSGVPSIIAGVFAYSFIVLKMGAFSVLAGAIALSVLMLPTIIRTADEALQIVPQEIRWASVGVGASNYQTVLQVVLPACLPAILTGVTLAVARAAGETAPLLFTVVYTNNWPGGIFSQTLPSLAYLIFEFARGFDQVLQEFAWAASLVIVFLVLLTSVIARFATRQKQF, translated from the coding sequence ATGTCAAATCTAGCAAAAAATCCCAATTATTCTGAAAGCCAAAGCTTCAGTTTAGTTCGGAACTCTAGAAGTTCCAGAGATATTTTTGAATTGTTAATGACGGGGATTGCATCGGCTTGTATTGTGATTACCTTGATTCCGCTTGTGGCGGTTTTGTCTTATATTTTTATCAAGGGGTCTGCCCGTTTAAATTTAGATTTATTCACCAAACTGCCTCCGGCTGCGGGACAAACCACCGGAGGCATTGCCAGCGCGATTCTAGGAACAATTCAAGTCGTTTCGATTGCCACTTTAATTGCGGTTCCCTTTGGGATTCTAGCAGCTATTTTCCTCTCTGAATTTGGGGGAAATGGTCAAGTTGTGCGTTGGATTCGGTTTACAACTAATGTTTTAAGTGGTGTTCCTTCTATTATTGCGGGGGTGTTTGCTTACAGTTTTATTGTATTGAAAATGGGGGCGTTTTCAGTCCTGGCGGGGGCAATTGCCCTCTCGGTTTTGATGTTACCGACGATTATTCGCACCGCCGATGAAGCCTTACAAATTGTTCCCCAGGAGATTCGCTGGGCTTCAGTTGGGGTGGGCGCTTCTAATTATCAAACGGTTTTGCAAGTGGTGCTTCCGGCTTGCTTACCTGCGATTTTAACGGGCGTAACCTTAGCCGTCGCCAGGGCTGCTGGAGAAACTGCACCTCTATTATTTACCGTTGTTTATACCAATAACTGGCCTGGAGGTATCTTTTCTCAAACTCTGCCATCCCTAGCTTATTTAATTTTTGAATTTGCCAGAGGATTTGATCAAGTTTTACAGGAGTTCGCTTGGGCAGCATCCTTAGTAATTGTGTTTTTAGTTTTATTAACTAGCGTAATTGCTCGTTTTGCGACTCGCCAAAAACAGTTTTAA
- the pstC gene encoding phosphate ABC transporter permease subunit PstC, whose translation MAIPNQNVTAIPQSRSPLEKKLDQGFIGLTQIFAWGVIVVLLLLGFPIAQQAIPAIQQFGLGFLFGSDWNPVTNQYGVLPMISGTLVSSLIALLFAVPLGVGTAIFLSEDFIPPSIRTALTFLVELLAAIPSVVYGLWGIFVLIPFLRPFGMFMYKNFGWIPLFSTPPAGPGLFPAGVVLAIMTLPIITAISRDSLASLPPDLRQASLGLGATRWVTIFRVLIPAAFSGIVGGVMLGLGRAMGETMAATMIIGNSNNLKISIFAPANTIASLMANQFPEASGLQVSALMYAGLVLFALTLLVNIAAEWIVNQVKAKYQ comes from the coding sequence ATGGCTATACCCAATCAGAATGTAACCGCAATTCCTCAATCTCGTTCCCCCCTAGAAAAAAAACTTGATCAAGGGTTTATTGGGCTAACACAAATTTTTGCCTGGGGGGTTATTGTCGTCTTATTATTACTGGGTTTTCCCATCGCTCAACAAGCAATTCCCGCAATTCAACAGTTTGGGTTAGGGTTTTTATTCGGGAGTGATTGGAACCCAGTTACGAATCAATATGGCGTCCTTCCCATGATTTCGGGAACGTTAGTGAGTTCATTAATCGCCCTATTATTTGCCGTACCTTTGGGTGTGGGAACAGCAATTTTCCTGAGTGAAGATTTTATTCCGCCTTCGATTCGCACCGCCTTAACCTTTCTGGTGGAATTGTTAGCCGCGATTCCCAGTGTGGTTTATGGTCTTTGGGGAATTTTTGTCTTAATTCCTTTTTTAAGACCTTTTGGAATGTTCATGTATAAAAATTTCGGCTGGATTCCTTTATTTAGTACCCCTCCTGCTGGGCCGGGATTGTTTCCAGCCGGGGTAGTTTTAGCAATTATGACTCTGCCGATTATTACGGCAATTTCCAGGGATTCTTTAGCCAGTTTACCCCCTGATTTACGTCAAGCTTCTTTGGGGTTAGGAGCAACCCGTTGGGTGACAATCTTTCGGGTTTTAATTCCTGCGGCTTTTTCTGGAATTGTGGGGGGAGTGATGTTAGGACTGGGGCGGGCAATGGGAGAAACGATGGCAGCTACAATGATTATTGGTAACTCTAATAATCTGAAAATTTCCATATTTGCTCCGGCGAATACGATTGCTTCTTTGATGGCAAATCAATTCCCAGAAGCTTCTGGTTTACAGGTTTCGGCTTTGATGTATGCTGGATTAGTGTTATTTGCTCTTACCTTGTTGGTGAATATTGCGGCGGAGTGGATTGTTAATCAAGTTAAAGCAAAATATCAATAA
- the pstS gene encoding phosphate ABC transporter substrate-binding protein PstS, which translates to MLFRLNSINPSSRFVARFSALALSLSLVACGGSNTTTTTAPNQTTGTEGASTTTPNAPSGAAQLISLEQPVALIGAGASFPAPLYQRWASDISSATKNLQIDYQSVGSGAGVERFVQGLVQFGASDVAMTDEEIAKVPNGVLLLPMTAGSIVLAYNLPDLGEFKLSQQNLIDIFLGKITNWNDPALATDNPGVTFPDLPIRVIYRSDGSGTTGVFTKNLAAMSEEWKNAVGEGKTVQWPVGIGGKGNEGVTAQISQTPGAIGYIEYGFAKSANLKMAQLQNQSGNFILPTDESAAKTLEFVELPENLRAFITNPEGAESYPIVSYSWIMAYQKYDNPEMAKSVEAMIQYGLTEGQKVSPQLGYVPLPAPVVKKVAAKADQISPDFTIKVD; encoded by the coding sequence ATGCTGTTTCGCCTGAATTCGATTAATCCTTCTAGTCGGTTTGTAGCTAGATTTTCAGCCTTAGCCTTGAGTTTGAGTTTAGTCGCTTGTGGCGGAAGTAATACCACGACAACTACGGCTCCGAATCAAACAACAGGTACAGAAGGAGCATCCACCACAACTCCTAATGCCCCCTCCGGTGCAGCCCAATTAATCAGTTTAGAACAACCCGTGGCATTAATTGGTGCGGGGGCTTCATTCCCGGCTCCTTTATATCAACGCTGGGCCAGTGATATTAGTAGTGCAACCAAAAATCTACAAATTGATTATCAATCCGTTGGGAGTGGGGCTGGGGTAGAACGTTTTGTACAAGGGTTAGTTCAATTTGGCGCCAGTGATGTCGCCATGACCGATGAAGAAATTGCTAAAGTCCCCAACGGCGTTTTACTATTACCCATGACTGCCGGAAGTATTGTTTTAGCTTATAATCTCCCCGATCTCGGCGAATTCAAACTATCTCAACAAAACCTGATTGATATATTTTTAGGTAAAATTACTAATTGGAATGATCCAGCGCTCGCTACAGATAATCCGGGTGTGACCTTCCCTGACTTACCCATTCGAGTTATCTATCGTTCTGATGGAAGTGGAACAACGGGAGTTTTCACTAAAAATTTAGCAGCGATGAGTGAAGAATGGAAAAATGCTGTTGGAGAGGGTAAAACCGTTCAATGGCCTGTGGGTATTGGTGGTAAGGGGAATGAGGGGGTAACGGCTCAAATCAGTCAAACTCCCGGTGCGATTGGCTATATTGAATACGGTTTTGCCAAAAGTGCTAACTTAAAAATGGCTCAGTTACAAAATCAATCGGGCAATTTTATCCTACCTACGGATGAATCCGCAGCAAAAACCCTCGAATTCGTAGAACTACCCGAAAATTTACGCGCTTTTATTACTAATCCTGAAGGAGCCGAATCCTATCCGATTGTTAGCTACTCTTGGATTATGGCTTATCAAAAATATGATAATCCTGAAATGGCTAAGTCCGTTGAAGCGATGATTCAATATGGATTAACTGAAGGTCAAAAAGTCAGTCCCCAACTGGGTTATGTTCCCCTACCTGCTCCGGTGGTCAAAAAAGTAGCAGCAAAAGCGGATCAAATCAGCCCAGACTTTACAATTAAAGTTGACTAA
- the bioB gene encoding biotin synthase BioB — protein sequence MINVVSAPPALNRLSSVRDYSLEVPQHWETLEDLQTWLHHLVEGIISGDRISREAALALTHLEDQDQILLLCQAADQVRQACCGNTVDLCSIVNIKSGNCSENCGFCSQSVHHPGEASPIYGLKSSDEILDHAKAAEAAGAKRFCLVSQGRGIKYNSPKSSEFEQILATVHRIIQETNVKPCCALGELTLEQAQALAEAGITRYNHNLEASKAFYPQVVTTHTWEDRVQTVKNLKAAGIQACTGGIIGMGETWEDRIDLAFSLQELEVESVPINLLNPRSGTPLSEQSQLDPYEALKAIAIFRLILPQQILRYAGGREAIMGELQGLGLKSGINAMLIGNYLTTLGQPPEQDQAMLATLGLQGGEAPVPGFS from the coding sequence ATGATCAATGTAGTTTCAGCACCACCCGCCCTCAACCGTTTATCTTCCGTCCGCGATTACTCCTTGGAAGTTCCTCAACATTGGGAAACCCTAGAAGACTTGCAAACCTGGCTGCATCATTTAGTCGAAGGAATTATATCAGGCGATCGCATTAGTCGAGAAGCAGCCCTAGCCCTGACTCATCTCGAAGATCAAGACCAAATTTTATTACTCTGTCAAGCCGCCGATCAAGTTCGTCAAGCTTGCTGTGGTAATACCGTTGATCTCTGTAGTATTGTTAATATTAAATCGGGAAACTGTTCCGAAAACTGTGGTTTTTGTTCCCAATCCGTTCATCATCCGGGTGAAGCTTCTCCGATTTATGGATTAAAGTCTAGTGATGAAATTTTAGACCATGCTAAAGCCGCAGAAGCCGCCGGAGCTAAACGGTTTTGTTTGGTTTCTCAGGGACGAGGAATTAAATATAATAGTCCGAAATCTTCTGAATTTGAACAAATTTTAGCAACGGTTCACCGGATTATTCAAGAAACAAATGTTAAGCCCTGTTGTGCGTTAGGGGAATTAACCTTAGAACAAGCTCAGGCTTTAGCCGAGGCTGGTATTACCCGCTATAACCATAATTTAGAAGCCTCAAAAGCCTTTTATCCCCAAGTTGTCACGACCCATACTTGGGAAGATCGGGTACAAACTGTTAAAAACTTAAAAGCGGCTGGTATTCAAGCTTGTACGGGTGGTATTATTGGTATGGGAGAAACCTGGGAAGATCGGATCGATTTAGCCTTTTCGTTACAGGAATTAGAGGTAGAGTCAGTCCCGATTAATTTATTAAACCCCCGTTCAGGAACGCCGTTATCAGAACAATCTCAACTTGATCCTTATGAAGCCTTAAAAGCGATCGCGATTTTTCGTTTAATTCTTCCGCAGCAAATTCTCCGCTATGCGGGAGGACGGGAAGCCATCATGGGAGAACTGCAAGGGTTAGGCTTAAAATCGGGGATTAATGCCATGTTAATTGGCAATTATTTAACTACTTTGGGTCAACCTCCTGAACAGGATCAAGCGATGTTAGCCACCTTGGGACTCCAAGGCGGTGAAGCTCCTGTTCCTGGTTTCTCCTAA
- a CDS encoding biotin transporter BioY, with product MTPPLEFLWAIIGVLLTIGGTFLEAFVTDPSWLWQQQNVEVHSLGVTYQIGAVLLVGCLGGKNAAAMSQIAYLALGLTVLPVFSEGGGLDYLKEPTFGYLLGFIPGGWICGFLAFKALPKLELLAFSCLCGLLTVHSMGLIYLTLSHLMNGAATQGIALGEAVEKYSIHPLPGQLAVSCAVAVLSYILRGLMFY from the coding sequence GTGACTCCTCCTCTTGAGTTTCTCTGGGCAATTATCGGTGTTTTATTAACGATTGGTGGCACTTTTTTAGAAGCATTTGTCACCGATCCATCTTGGCTATGGCAACAACAAAATGTTGAAGTTCACTCTTTAGGTGTCACCTATCAAATTGGGGCGGTTTTGCTGGTGGGTTGTTTGGGGGGAAAAAATGCAGCCGCGATGTCCCAAATTGCTTATCTGGCTTTAGGATTAACGGTATTACCTGTTTTTTCAGAAGGAGGAGGACTAGATTATTTAAAAGAGCCTACTTTTGGGTATTTATTAGGGTTTATTCCGGGGGGATGGATCTGTGGTTTTTTAGCATTTAAAGCCTTACCAAAATTAGAATTATTAGCCTTTAGTTGTTTGTGTGGATTACTCACCGTTCACAGTATGGGGTTAATTTATTTAACCTTAAGTCATTTAATGAATGGAGCCGCAACCCAAGGAATTGCTTTGGGAGAAGCGGTTGAAAAATATTCGATCCACCCTCTACCCGGACAGTTAGCCGTCAGTTGTGCGGTAGCTGTTTTATCTTATATTTTAAGGGGATTAATGTTTTATTGA
- the lspA gene encoding signal peptidase II, which translates to MQLKKNSIFWIVAIVSLILDHLTKLWVVQNFELGETLPLWLDVFHLTYVTNTGAAFSLFSNGGVAWLRWLSLLVSLGLMAMAWFGPRFTRWEQLGYGLILGGALGNGIDRFISGHVVDFLDFRLIHFPVFNLADISINIGIWCLIIATFRIKT; encoded by the coding sequence ATGCAATTAAAGAAAAATTCTATTTTTTGGATCGTTGCCATTGTGAGTTTAATTTTAGATCACCTGACTAAATTGTGGGTGGTACAAAATTTTGAATTGGGAGAAACTTTACCCCTTTGGCTAGATGTCTTTCACTTGACCTATGTTACAAATACAGGAGCAGCATTTAGTTTATTTAGTAATGGGGGTGTCGCTTGGTTACGTTGGTTATCCTTGTTGGTGAGTCTCGGATTAATGGCAATGGCTTGGTTCGGCCCCCGTTTCACTCGTTGGGAACAACTCGGATATGGTTTAATATTAGGGGGTGCATTAGGCAATGGAATTGATCGGTTTATTTCGGGTCACGTCGTTGATTTCCTCGATTTTCGACTGATTCATTTTCCCGTGTTCAATTTGGCAGATATCTCGATTAATATAGGAATCTGGTGTTTAATTATTGCAACTTTTAGAATTAAAACCTGA
- a CDS encoding transglycosylase domain-containing protein, with amino-acid sequence MSTTKPPQKPKTLLNTITQVVQTLHAKVNFSRLILKPNAKVPELLVHQADIDKPEVYPLLGDRYVVGRSSRTCDIVVRNPLVSQIHVSVIRDAKGTKLLPSRPGFMIQDEDSTNGLYLGRRRVKMLPLRHGDSLTLGPPELASVARIEYNDPPPWYIQTIRYGFYGFCGVSAAVGMVVLFEWQKFQVDPLPETVTGPVIVHAADGRPLREANTIAHLETDRLADFGSYLPKAVVASEDSRFYWHLGVDPVGTLRALLTNVRGGEIREGGSTLSQQLARSLYRDYVGTEDSAGRKFREAVVALKLEAVYGKNKLLKTYLNRVYLGINLYGFEDAAKFYFNKSAKDLTLSEAATLVGILPAPNSFNPIQNYQLAVQYRDRVISRMLEKGMVTEEEADRARRSRIEINPKAQEFLESTIAPYFYDYIFVELEELLGVQLAREGNFIVETALDPPIQTIAEASLKRSIQTTGAANNFSQGGLVTLDSNTGEILAMAGGLDYKESQFNRVTQAQRQPGSTFKLLTYLAALAQGIPPGQTYSCEPLTWKGQSYQGCERSGGNVDMYRGLALSENVIALRIGQEVGLDRVIDMAKRLGIQSKLDPVPGLVLGQSEVKLLELTGAYSTVANEGLYHSPHAIKRILDSSDCTDINDINTCRVIYAYDRENPTFPSVLSPSVAETMTTLLQGVIRRGTGQSAYIGLGEAGKTGTTNDNVDLWFIGYLPDSKLTTGVWLGNDDNSPTNGSSGNAAQLWRDYMGQIAR; translated from the coding sequence ATGTCCACAACCAAGCCCCCTCAGAAACCTAAAACTCTCCTGAACACAATCACACAGGTTGTCCAGACACTTCACGCCAAAGTTAATTTTTCTCGACTGATCCTCAAACCCAACGCGAAAGTCCCAGAATTGCTGGTACATCAGGCAGATATTGATAAACCGGAAGTTTATCCCCTGTTGGGCGATCGCTATGTGGTCGGACGTTCCTCCCGAACCTGCGATATTGTGGTACGGAACCCCCTGGTCAGCCAAATTCATGTCAGTGTCATCCGAGATGCCAAAGGGACAAAGTTGCTGCCCAGTCGTCCAGGGTTTATGATTCAGGATGAAGACTCTACCAATGGCTTGTATTTGGGACGGCGACGGGTTAAGATGCTGCCGTTACGACATGGGGATAGTTTAACCCTGGGGCCACCCGAACTGGCTTCTGTTGCCCGGATTGAATATAATGATCCCCCTCCTTGGTATATTCAAACGATCCGTTATGGATTTTATGGATTTTGTGGTGTCAGTGCTGCGGTGGGGATGGTGGTACTGTTTGAGTGGCAGAAATTTCAAGTTGATCCCTTACCAGAAACGGTCACGGGGCCTGTTATTGTTCATGCGGCCGATGGTCGTCCTCTGCGAGAAGCCAATACCATCGCCCATTTGGAAACGGATCGGTTAGCAGATTTTGGCTCCTATTTACCGAAAGCCGTTGTCGCTTCGGAGGATAGTCGGTTTTATTGGCATTTGGGCGTTGATCCAGTCGGAACATTACGCGCCTTATTAACCAATGTGCGGGGTGGGGAAATTCGAGAGGGAGGAAGTACCCTTTCTCAACAGTTAGCCCGGAGTTTATACCGCGATTATGTAGGTACAGAAGATTCAGCCGGACGCAAATTTCGAGAAGCAGTTGTTGCCCTGAAATTAGAAGCGGTTTATGGGAAAAATAAGCTTCTCAAAACCTATCTAAATCGGGTATATTTAGGGATTAATTTATATGGTTTTGAGGATGCGGCTAAGTTTTATTTTAACAAATCAGCCAAGGATTTAACGCTTTCAGAAGCTGCAACTTTAGTGGGAATTTTACCCGCCCCCAATAGTTTTAATCCGATTCAAAATTATCAGTTAGCAGTACAATACCGCGATCGCGTTATTAGCCGAATGTTAGAAAAGGGCATGGTTACTGAAGAAGAAGCCGATCGTGCCCGTCGTTCTCGGATTGAAATTAATCCCAAAGCCCAGGAGTTTTTAGAAAGTACCATTGCTCCCTATTTTTATGATTATATTTTTGTTGAATTGGAAGAATTATTAGGGGTACAATTAGCGCGTGAAGGCAATTTTATTGTAGAAACAGCGTTAGATCCCCCCATTCAAACTATTGCAGAAGCTTCTCTGAAACGTTCAATTCAGACCACAGGCGCAGCGAATAATTTTTCTCAAGGAGGTCTGGTAACGTTAGATTCTAATACTGGGGAAATTTTAGCAATGGCTGGAGGTTTGGATTATAAAGAAAGTCAATTTAATCGCGTTACCCAAGCTCAACGTCAACCCGGATCAACGTTTAAATTATTGACCTATTTAGCTGCTTTAGCCCAAGGAATTCCACCCGGTCAAACCTATTCCTGTGAACCCTTAACTTGGAAAGGACAAAGTTATCAAGGGTGCGAAAGGAGTGGCGGTAATGTTGATATGTATCGGGGGTTAGCGTTATCAGAAAATGTGATCGCTCTGAGAATTGGTCAAGAAGTTGGATTAGATCGGGTGATTGATATGGCAAAACGCTTAGGAATTCAATCAAAACTTGATCCGGTTCCCGGTTTAGTTCTGGGTCAAAGTGAAGTCAAGCTATTAGAATTAACGGGAGCTTATAGCACCGTTGCTAATGAGGGTTTATATCATTCTCCCCATGCGATTAAACGAATTTTAGATAGTAGTGATTGTACGGATATTAATGATATTAATACCTGTCGGGTGATTTATGCTTATGATCGAGAAAATCCAACATTTCCTTCTGTTTTATCCCCCTCTGTGGCGGAAACGATGACAACATTATTACAAGGAGTTATTCGTCGGGGAACGGGTCAAAGCGCCTATATCGGGTTAGGAGAAGCGGGTAAAACTGGAACAACAAACGATAATGTTGATTTGTGGTTTATTGGTTATCTTCCTGATTCTAAATTAACCACGGGAGTTTGGTTAGGTAATGATGATAATTCTCCTACTAATGGAAGCAGTGGAAATGCGGCTCAATTATGGCGGGATTATATGGGTCAAATTGCTAGATAA
- a CDS encoding Uma2 family endonuclease, translating to MMETVLESESEAKLMTLEEFLDWVPDGYGRYELHQGVVKEMQLTGTHEQVAGEIAAELTLEIRRLQLPYFIPRQCIIKPIDSDNSGYIPDVTLINKNALENEPMWKKRSTITQGESLPLVIEVVSTNWQDDYLMKLSEYEKLGIQEYWIIDYLGLGGRRYIGNPKQPTISVYQMIDDEYMVNLFREHDRIQSAIFPELNLTAAQIFELGES from the coding sequence ATGATGGAAACTGTATTAGAATCAGAATCAGAAGCTAAATTAATGACCTTAGAGGAATTTCTGGACTGGGTTCCTGATGGTTATGGACGATATGAATTACATCAAGGAGTTGTTAAAGAAATGCAGCTTACAGGAACTCATGAACAAGTCGCAGGAGAAATTGCTGCGGAGTTAACCTTAGAAATTCGGCGTTTACAATTACCTTACTTTATTCCTAGACAATGTATTATTAAACCCATTGATTCTGATAATTCAGGTTATATTCCAGATGTGACCTTGATCAATAAAAATGCGCTAGAAAATGAACCAATGTGGAAAAAGCGCTCAACCATTACTCAAGGTGAAAGTTTACCTTTAGTTATAGAAGTGGTCAGTACCAATTGGCAAGATGATTATTTGATGAAATTATCAGAATATGAAAAATTAGGAATTCAAGAATATTGGATTATTGATTATTTAGGGTTAGGAGGTCGGCGATATATTGGAAATCCTAAACAACCTACAATTTCGGTTTATCAAATGATCGATGATGAATATATGGTGAATTTATTTCGAGAACATGACCGGATACAATCTGCTATATTCCCCGAATTAAATTTAACTGCTGCACAGATTTTTGAATTAGGAGAATCATGA